One part of the Streptomyces nigra genome encodes these proteins:
- a CDS encoding M6 family metalloprotease domain-containing protein: MSREPFPEVVVPRQFPLLRGTGLPRDRRRLRSTTAVFTTMSALAATCLIASPSSAEPFDAAPCALARTDAHHSEGVDTWNAAYPRPTRALDAVMVFLSFPDSPPQTTPAELAADHFPATSHFFERASYGRFSLRAHPMGHWLRMPKPSTAYAIQRDWRAADRAAYLRDALAVTDPEVDFSQYDIVYFVADPDAPGVDSDATKVVNLETPLQADGADIRRVVTVFENHPPDRLVLAHETGHVFDLPDLYHRPVDGKGDWDTYVGDWDLMGSQFGMAPDLFAWHKWKLGWLEPRQVVCVRGLGARPTRLTLEPLAAGAGVPVPVGAAGAPGFSGTPGTVPGFGLGNGTKLAVVPTGAESALAFEVRSPAGNDVQACREGVLVYRVRSQTESGGGPMEVLDAHPGTEACWEESVYPPLADAPVGLGESFTVPEDGVRVEVEGRTVSGAWTVKITTVG; this comes from the coding sequence GTGTCCCGCGAACCGTTCCCGGAGGTCGTCGTGCCGCGTCAGTTCCCCCTGCTCCGTGGGACGGGCCTGCCGCGGGACCGGCGCCGACTGCGCAGTACGACAGCGGTGTTCACCACCATGTCGGCGCTCGCGGCCACCTGTCTGATCGCGAGCCCCTCGTCCGCCGAACCCTTCGATGCGGCACCCTGCGCCCTCGCCCGCACCGACGCCCACCACTCCGAGGGCGTGGACACCTGGAACGCCGCCTATCCGCGTCCGACCCGGGCGCTGGACGCGGTCATGGTGTTCCTGTCCTTCCCGGACTCGCCGCCGCAGACCACCCCCGCCGAACTGGCCGCCGACCACTTCCCGGCCACCAGCCACTTCTTCGAGCGTGCCTCCTACGGCCGGTTCAGCCTGCGCGCCCATCCGATGGGGCACTGGCTGCGCATGCCGAAGCCGTCGACGGCGTACGCCATACAGCGTGACTGGCGGGCCGCCGACCGGGCCGCCTATCTGCGGGACGCACTCGCCGTGACCGACCCGGAGGTGGACTTCTCCCAGTACGACATCGTGTACTTCGTCGCCGACCCGGACGCGCCCGGCGTCGACTCCGACGCCACGAAGGTCGTCAATCTGGAGACACCGCTGCAGGCCGACGGAGCGGACATCCGGCGGGTGGTCACCGTCTTCGAGAACCATCCGCCGGACCGCCTGGTCCTCGCCCATGAGACCGGCCATGTCTTCGACCTGCCCGACCTCTACCACCGCCCGGTGGACGGCAAGGGCGACTGGGACACCTATGTCGGGGACTGGGACCTGATGGGCAGCCAGTTCGGGATGGCGCCCGATCTGTTCGCCTGGCACAAGTGGAAGCTCGGCTGGCTGGAGCCCCGGCAGGTGGTGTGCGTACGGGGCCTGGGCGCCCGTCCCACCCGGCTCACCCTGGAGCCGCTCGCGGCCGGCGCGGGCGTCCCGGTGCCGGTGGGCGCCGCCGGGGCGCCGGGCTTCTCCGGCACGCCCGGCACCGTGCCGGGTTTCGGGCTGGGCAACGGCACCAAGCTCGCCGTCGTGCCCACCGGCGCCGAGAGCGCGCTGGCCTTCGAGGTGCGCAGTCCGGCGGGGAACGACGTCCAGGCCTGCCGGGAGGGCGTGCTCGTCTACCGGGTGCGCAGCCAGACCGAGTCCGGCGGCGGGCCCATGGAGGTGCTCGACGCCCATCCGGGCACCGAGGCCTGCTGGGAGGAGTCGGTCTATCCGCCGCTCGCCGACGCGCCGGTCGGGCTCGGTGAGAGCTTCACCGTGCCGGAGGACGGGGTGCGGGTGGAGGTGGAGGGGAGGACCGTCTCGGGGGCGTGGACGGTGAAGATCACGACGGTGGGGTAG
- a CDS encoding D-2-hydroxyacid dehydrogenase — MTPPVPPASRPTLLVLDADPLPRLGRLTGRVRVEHADETTLAARLPDADVLLVWDFTSHAVRQAWPGEGPRPRWVHTASAGVDHLMCPELTASDTVVTNARGVFDQPIAEYVAALVLAMAKDLPHTLDLQRAREWRHREGQQVAGTRACVVGSGPIGRAITRTLKALDVTTALVGRVPRTGIHGPDDLDRLIARADWVIAAAPLTERTRGMFDLRRFGVMQPSARFINVGRGQLVVTEALAEALRRRWIAGAVLDVFEHEPLGPDSPLWEVPGLLVSPHMSGDTVGWRDRLGTQFVELYERWEAGRPLLNVVDKQRGYVPGR, encoded by the coding sequence ATGACGCCACCCGTCCCGCCCGCGTCCCGGCCCACGCTCCTCGTCCTCGACGCCGACCCCCTCCCCCGCCTGGGCCGTCTCACCGGACGTGTCCGGGTCGAGCACGCGGACGAGACCACGCTCGCCGCCCGGCTGCCGGACGCCGACGTCCTGCTCGTCTGGGACTTCACCTCGCACGCCGTGCGCCAGGCGTGGCCCGGCGAGGGGCCCCGGCCGCGCTGGGTGCACACGGCGAGCGCGGGCGTGGACCATCTGATGTGCCCGGAGCTCACCGCGTCCGACACGGTGGTCACCAACGCGCGCGGCGTCTTCGACCAGCCGATCGCCGAGTACGTCGCCGCGCTGGTGCTGGCGATGGCGAAGGACCTGCCGCACACCCTGGACCTTCAGCGCGCCCGGGAGTGGCGGCACCGCGAGGGGCAGCAGGTGGCGGGCACCCGCGCGTGTGTCGTCGGTTCCGGCCCCATCGGCCGGGCGATCACCCGCACCCTGAAGGCCCTGGACGTGACGACCGCGCTGGTGGGCCGGGTCCCGCGGACCGGTATCCACGGCCCCGACGACCTCGACCGGCTGATCGCGCGCGCCGACTGGGTGATCGCGGCGGCGCCGCTGACCGAGCGGACCCGCGGGATGTTCGACCTGCGGCGTTTCGGGGTCATGCAGCCGTCGGCCCGGTTCATCAACGTCGGGCGCGGGCAGCTCGTCGTCACGGAGGCGCTGGCCGAGGCGCTGCGCCGGCGCTGGATCGCGGGGGCGGTGCTCGACGTCTTCGAGCACGAACCGCTGGGCCCCGACAGCCCGTTGTGGGAGGTGCCGGGGCTGCTCGTGTCCCCGCACATGAGCGGGGACACGGTCGGCTGGCGCGATCGGCTCGGCACCCAGTTCGTGGAGTTGTACGAGCGCTGGGAGGCGGGCAGACCGCTGCTGAACGTGGTGGACAAACAGCGCGGGTACGTACCCGGACGCTGA
- a CDS encoding maleate cis-trans isomerase family protein: MDISFLGGPRPQRGVGVVAPFDFALDRELWRWVPDEVSLHLTRTPFVPVEVGLDLARLVSEHETLGDGVRTLTAISPEVVAYACTSGSFVGGVAGERALCEAMTRAGAVPAVTTSGALLEALAELGVRRVALVTPYTESVTRSLEEYVAEAGVAVTGCAYMGLTRHIWKVPYREVADMARRAVRTAAEALFISCTNLPTYDVLPQLEAELRIPVISANQVTMWAALRRLGTRAVGPYQALIDPAARGGRVLPDVPGVPDVPEQEQQ; the protein is encoded by the coding sequence ATGGACATCTCCTTCCTCGGCGGACCCCGCCCGCAGCGCGGTGTCGGTGTCGTCGCCCCCTTCGACTTCGCGCTGGACCGGGAGCTGTGGCGGTGGGTCCCGGACGAGGTCTCCCTGCATCTGACGCGGACGCCCTTCGTGCCGGTCGAGGTCGGCCTCGATCTGGCCCGGCTGGTCAGCGAGCACGAGACGCTGGGCGACGGGGTGCGTACCCTGACCGCCATCAGTCCCGAAGTCGTCGCCTACGCCTGCACCTCGGGCAGTTTCGTCGGCGGCGTCGCGGGCGAGCGCGCGCTGTGCGAGGCCATGACCCGGGCCGGCGCGGTGCCGGCGGTGACCACCTCCGGGGCGCTGCTGGAGGCGCTGGCCGAGCTGGGGGTCCGGCGCGTCGCGCTGGTGACGCCGTACACCGAGTCGGTGACCCGGTCGCTGGAGGAGTACGTGGCCGAGGCCGGGGTCGCCGTCACGGGCTGCGCCTACATGGGGCTGACCCGGCACATCTGGAAGGTGCCGTACCGGGAGGTGGCCGACATGGCCCGCCGGGCCGTGCGCACCGCGGCCGAGGCGCTCTTCATCAGCTGCACCAACCTGCCCACCTACGACGTGCTCCCGCAGCTGGAGGCGGAGCTGCGCATACCGGTGATCTCGGCCAACCAGGTGACGATGTGGGCTGCGCTGCGCCGGTTGGGTACCCGCGCGGTGGGACCGTATCAGGCGCTGATCGATCCGGCGGCGCGTGGCGGTCGGGTCCTCCCGGACGTGCCGGGCGTGCCGGACGTGCCCGAACAGGAACAGCAATAG
- a CDS encoding LLM class flavin-dependent oxidoreductase: protein MAADDTGADGIRGTAHGTAPTPLSVLDLVTVSAGHTATDALRTSVELSRLAEARGFHRYWVAEHHSMPGVASSSPAVILAHLAAHTERIRLGSGGVMLPNHAPLVIAEQFGTLEALAPGRVDLGLGRAPGTDGATAAALRRTDHLNEGADDFPEQLAELIRFLDDDFPDGHPYRRIHAVPGPVQGTSPGGVQSVHRPPVWLLGSSGFSARLAGVLGLPFAFAHHFSARNTVPALDLYRETFRPSAVLDRPYALIGVGTLATEDEKEARRQLKAAALSMIRLRTGRPGLVPSVEEAEAYEFSEMERDFADSWNANVVHGTPDEVRAGLDDLQKRTGADELMLTSNAPGMDVRLRSYELIADAYGLPTA, encoded by the coding sequence GTGGCCGCAGACGACACCGGGGCCGACGGGATCCGGGGCACCGCACACGGCACGGCACCGACCCCGCTGTCCGTGCTGGACCTCGTCACGGTCAGTGCGGGCCACACCGCCACGGACGCGCTGCGCACCAGCGTCGAGCTGTCCCGGCTGGCCGAGGCGCGCGGCTTCCACCGCTACTGGGTCGCCGAGCACCACTCCATGCCGGGCGTGGCCTCCTCGTCCCCGGCCGTGATCCTCGCGCACCTCGCCGCCCACACCGAGCGCATCCGCCTCGGCTCCGGCGGCGTGATGCTCCCCAACCACGCGCCGCTCGTCATCGCCGAGCAGTTCGGCACCCTGGAGGCGCTGGCGCCGGGGCGCGTCGACCTCGGCCTCGGGCGCGCGCCCGGCACCGACGGCGCCACCGCGGCCGCCCTGCGCCGCACCGACCACCTCAACGAGGGCGCCGACGACTTCCCCGAGCAGCTCGCGGAACTGATCCGCTTCCTCGACGACGACTTCCCCGACGGGCACCCCTACCGCAGGATCCACGCGGTCCCCGGCCCGGTGCAGGGCACCTCGCCCGGCGGCGTCCAGTCCGTCCACCGGCCGCCCGTCTGGCTGCTCGGCTCCTCCGGGTTCAGCGCCCGGCTGGCCGGTGTCCTCGGACTGCCGTTCGCCTTCGCGCACCACTTCTCGGCGCGCAACACCGTCCCCGCGCTCGACCTCTACCGGGAGACCTTCCGCCCCTCCGCCGTCCTCGACCGCCCGTACGCCCTCATCGGCGTCGGCACCCTCGCCACCGAGGACGAGAAGGAGGCCCGGCGGCAGCTCAAGGCCGCCGCGCTCAGCATGATCCGGCTCCGCACCGGCCGCCCCGGCCTCGTCCCGTCCGTGGAGGAGGCCGAGGCCTACGAGTTCAGCGAGATGGAACGCGACTTCGCCGACTCCTGGAACGCCAACGTCGTCCACGGCACGCCCGACGAGGTCCGCGCCGGACTGGACGACCTCCAGAAGCGCACCGGCGCCGACGAGTTGATGCTCACCAGCAACGCCCCCGGCATGGACGTCAGGCTGCGCTCGTACGAACTCATCGCCGACGCCTACGGGTTGCCCACCGCCTGA
- a CDS encoding phosphatase PAP2 family protein produces MPHADIAGVEATPRTRLRWWTELPLILLVYACYSAGRLLARGDVSTAVDHGVAILDIEKALFLNAEHPLNRLFTREPWIGIPADFWYASLHYLVTPVILVWLFRSRAVRYRAARTWLMTSTFIGLIGFTLLPTCPPRLLAESYGFVDTMAQYSSYGWWGGEASAPRGMGGMTNQYAAMPSLHVGWSLWCGVMLWRYGGTRLAKTAAVAYPLITTIVVMGTANHYFLDAVAGAAVMGVGLLLTPFVLRTAERVRARYATRRAVTSAASGAAATAVPGDAPAPVVSAGCQTSAGERIPRQRESRFGSGAEPSAAPQDAGDGAPAPAR; encoded by the coding sequence ATGCCGCACGCCGACATAGCTGGCGTGGAGGCGACGCCTCGAACCCGCCTGCGCTGGTGGACCGAGCTGCCGCTGATCCTGCTGGTGTACGCCTGCTACTCGGCGGGCCGTCTGCTCGCCCGGGGCGACGTCAGTACCGCCGTCGACCACGGCGTGGCGATCCTGGACATCGAGAAGGCGCTGTTCCTCAACGCGGAGCACCCCCTCAACCGGCTCTTCACGCGCGAGCCGTGGATCGGGATCCCGGCCGACTTCTGGTACGCGTCGCTGCACTACCTGGTGACACCCGTGATCCTGGTGTGGCTGTTCCGGTCCCGTGCCGTGCGCTACCGCGCGGCCCGCACCTGGCTGATGACGTCGACCTTCATCGGCCTGATCGGCTTCACGCTGCTCCCCACCTGCCCGCCCCGGCTGCTCGCCGAGAGTTACGGGTTCGTGGACACGATGGCGCAGTACAGCTCGTACGGCTGGTGGGGCGGCGAGGCGAGCGCCCCGCGCGGCATGGGCGGCATGACCAACCAGTACGCCGCCATGCCGAGCCTGCACGTCGGCTGGTCGCTGTGGTGCGGGGTCATGCTGTGGCGCTACGGCGGCACGCGCCTCGCGAAGACGGCCGCCGTCGCCTACCCGCTGATCACCACGATCGTGGTCATGGGCACCGCCAACCACTACTTCCTGGACGCGGTCGCGGGCGCGGCCGTCATGGGCGTCGGCCTGCTGCTGACGCCGTTCGTGCTGCGCACCGCCGAGCGGGTCCGCGCCCGGTACGCCACACGGCGCGCGGTCACCTCCGCCGCGTCCGGCGCCGCCGCCACGGCGGTCCCGGGCGACGCCCCCGCCCCGGTTGTCAGTGCCGGATGCCAGACTTCCGCGGGTGAGCGAATTCCACGGCAGCGCGAGTCCCGGTTCGGATCCGGAGCCGAGCCGAGTGCCGCCCCCCAGGACGCGGGGGACGGCGCTCCGGCACCGGCTCGCTGA
- a CDS encoding putative bifunctional diguanylate cyclase/phosphodiesterase, which translates to MRPIRRSSALRERAVSGTSEGPAPAADLIGPAVTESGEQPSRGTGRQPYAAVFRAAPLAMAVVDREGLVTGANPSFADLLGTGHDELAGSVAADLVDLASDARTWHAYREVLRGRQPELRCTRRLKHPDGHSLWARVTVARLPGEESDRVLLSVADISAHRELQARLRHLQMHDPVTRLPNRTLFFERLSAALEVESYDESGSTGRIGLCYLDLDGFKAINDTLGHRIGDKLLAAVAERLTRCAEEAGRARSVPPLVARLGGDEFALLVEDSTGTEQLADLAESLLEAVREPFDLPGRRLSVSASIGVVERHAAGTTPTALMQAADTTLYWAKADGKDRWTLFDPERSAHLITRQALAATLRPAIERGEFALEYQPLVSMEDGRLRGVEALVRWNHPQFGVLAPNRFIGLAEEDGSIVPLGRWILATACRQAVDWQAAHPGEPPIFVSVNVAVRQVWDSDLVTDVARILEETRLEPRLLQLELTESAVMGSAGRPLQDLQALSDMGVRIAIDDFGTGYSNLAYLSRLPVSVLKLDGAFVRGFQYEGDDTAAVTPNPADEVVVEAMIQLAHRLGLTVTAECVETLAQASRLRRIGCDTGQGWLYSRPVSPDRISELLGVKV; encoded by the coding sequence ATGAGACCCATCCGAAGATCGAGTGCACTGCGGGAGCGAGCGGTGAGCGGAACGTCCGAAGGGCCGGCGCCCGCGGCAGACCTCATCGGGCCGGCCGTCACAGAGAGTGGTGAACAGCCATCCCGGGGTACCGGCCGGCAGCCCTATGCGGCAGTCTTCCGGGCCGCCCCGCTGGCGATGGCGGTGGTCGACCGCGAGGGCCTGGTGACCGGGGCCAACCCGAGCTTCGCCGACCTGCTCGGCACGGGTCACGACGAGCTGGCGGGGTCGGTCGCCGCCGACCTGGTGGACCTCGCCTCCGACGCGCGCACCTGGCACGCGTACCGGGAGGTGCTGCGCGGCCGGCAGCCCGAACTGCGCTGTACACGCCGCCTCAAGCACCCGGACGGGCACTCGCTGTGGGCCCGGGTCACGGTCGCGCGGCTGCCCGGCGAGGAGTCGGACCGGGTCCTGCTGTCCGTCGCCGACATCAGCGCCCACCGTGAACTCCAGGCGCGGCTGCGGCACTTGCAGATGCACGACCCGGTGACCCGGCTGCCCAACCGCACCCTCTTCTTCGAACGGCTGTCGGCCGCCCTGGAGGTGGAGTCGTACGACGAGAGCGGCAGCACCGGACGGATCGGCCTGTGCTACCTGGACCTCGACGGTTTCAAGGCGATCAACGACACCCTCGGCCACCGCATCGGCGACAAGCTGCTGGCCGCCGTCGCCGAACGGCTCACCCGGTGCGCCGAGGAGGCGGGCCGCGCCCGGTCCGTCCCGCCGCTGGTGGCGCGGCTCGGCGGGGACGAGTTCGCGCTGCTCGTCGAGGACTCGACCGGCACCGAGCAACTGGCCGACCTGGCCGAGTCGTTGCTGGAGGCCGTCCGGGAACCGTTCGACCTGCCCGGGCGGCGGCTTTCGGTGTCGGCGTCGATCGGCGTGGTCGAGCGGCACGCGGCCGGCACCACCCCGACCGCCCTGATGCAGGCCGCCGACACCACGCTGTACTGGGCGAAGGCCGACGGCAAGGACCGCTGGACGCTCTTCGACCCGGAGCGCAGCGCGCACCTGATCACCCGTCAGGCACTCGCGGCCACGCTCCGGCCGGCCATCGAGCGCGGGGAGTTCGCGCTGGAGTACCAGCCGCTGGTCAGCATGGAGGACGGACGGCTGCGCGGGGTGGAGGCGCTGGTGCGCTGGAACCACCCGCAGTTCGGCGTCCTGGCGCCGAATCGGTTCATCGGACTGGCGGAGGAGGACGGCTCGATCGTGCCGCTGGGCCGCTGGATCCTCGCGACGGCCTGCCGGCAGGCCGTCGACTGGCAGGCCGCGCACCCCGGCGAGCCACCGATCTTCGTGAGCGTGAACGTGGCCGTCCGCCAGGTCTGGGACTCCGACCTGGTGACGGACGTGGCCCGGATCCTGGAGGAGACGCGCCTCGAACCCCGGTTGCTCCAGCTGGAACTGACCGAGTCGGCCGTGATGGGCTCGGCGGGACGGCCGCTGCAGGACCTCCAGGCGCTCAGCGACATGGGCGTCCGGATCGCCATCGACGACTTCGGCACCGGCTATTCGAACCTGGCGTATCTGAGCCGGCTGCCGGTGTCCGTGCTGAAGCTGGACGGCGCCTTCGTCCGGGGCTTCCAGTACGAGGGCGACGACACGGCGGCGGTGACGCCGAACCCGGCGGACGAGGTGGTGGTCGAGGCGATGATCCAGCTCGCCCACCGGCTGGGCCTGACGGTCACCGCGGAGTGCGTGGAGACGCTGGCGCAGGCTTCCCGGCTGCGCCGGATCGGCTGTGACACCGGCCAGGGGTGGCTGTACTCCCGGCCGGTGTCCCCGGATCGCATCTCCGAGCTGCTCGGCGTCAAGGTCTGA
- a CDS encoding histidine phosphatase family protein — MAPRMLLARHGQTSWSLAGKHTGRTDVPLLEEGRRGAKLLGERLHRAPFDGLADVEVRTSPLSRARETCDLAGFGESARDWDMLMEWDYGDYEGMTPAEIQAVRPGWLIWRDGVPGGESLAEVTARADEVVAWAREADRDVLVFAHGHVLRSIGARWLGLPLDFGSRLRLNPTALSVLGWAYGEPAIESWNDLGHLSP; from the coding sequence ATGGCACCGCGCATGCTGCTGGCCCGGCACGGACAGACGTCCTGGTCGCTGGCCGGAAAGCACACCGGAAGGACCGATGTCCCGCTGCTGGAGGAGGGCCGCCGGGGCGCGAAACTGCTGGGCGAGCGCCTGCACCGCGCGCCCTTCGACGGGCTGGCGGACGTCGAGGTGCGCACCAGCCCGCTCTCCCGCGCGCGGGAGACGTGCGACCTCGCCGGGTTCGGCGAGAGCGCGCGGGACTGGGACATGCTCATGGAGTGGGACTACGGCGACTACGAGGGCATGACGCCGGCGGAGATCCAGGCCGTCCGGCCCGGCTGGCTCATCTGGCGCGACGGCGTGCCCGGCGGCGAGAGCCTGGCCGAGGTCACCGCCCGCGCCGACGAGGTCGTCGCCTGGGCGCGCGAGGCGGACCGGGACGTGCTGGTCTTCGCGCACGGGCACGTCCTGAGGTCCATAGGGGCGCGCTGGCTGGGGCTGCCGCTGGACTTCGGGTCCCGGCTCCGGCTGAACCCCACCGCGCTGTCGGTGCTGGGCTGGGCCTACGGCGAGCCCGCGATCGAGAGCTGGAACGACCTGGGGCACCTCAGCCCCTGA
- a CDS encoding maleate cis-trans isomerase family protein, producing the protein MTALGFLYPGHSAEDDYPRIEQLLAADIRLDLVHTDIGEDAHRVEALRRMGSPEQLATGIEELRLTGAEAVVWACTSGSFVYGWEGAHEQVRSLAQAAGMPASSTSFAFVHAMREIGVRRVAVGATYPDDVAGLFAEFLRAGGADVVGVRGAGIVTAAEVGTWGEKELFALARDADDAGAEAVLLPDTALHTASHIPALEEALGKPVLTANQVTVWEGLRLADRRVNAPALGALFTREPVVQV; encoded by the coding sequence ATGACCGCACTGGGATTCCTCTATCCGGGCCACTCCGCCGAGGACGACTACCCGCGCATCGAGCAGCTGCTCGCCGCCGACATCCGGCTCGACCTGGTGCACACCGACATCGGTGAGGACGCGCACCGGGTGGAGGCGCTGCGGCGGATGGGCTCGCCCGAACAGCTGGCGACGGGCATCGAGGAGCTGCGGCTGACCGGCGCCGAGGCGGTCGTGTGGGCGTGCACCAGCGGCAGCTTCGTGTACGGCTGGGAGGGCGCCCATGAGCAGGTGCGCTCGCTGGCCCAGGCGGCGGGCATGCCGGCGTCCTCGACGTCCTTCGCCTTCGTGCACGCGATGCGGGAGATCGGGGTGCGCCGGGTGGCGGTCGGCGCGACCTACCCGGACGACGTGGCCGGGCTCTTCGCGGAGTTCCTGCGGGCCGGCGGCGCGGACGTCGTCGGGGTGCGCGGCGCCGGGATCGTCACCGCCGCCGAGGTCGGCACCTGGGGGGAGAAGGAGCTGTTCGCCCTGGCGCGGGACGCCGACGACGCCGGCGCCGAGGCGGTCCTCCTCCCGGACACCGCCCTGCACACCGCCTCCCACATCCCGGCCCTGGAGGAGGCCCTCGGCAAGCCGGTCCTCACCGCCAACCAGGTCACCGTCTGGGAGGGGCTGCGGCTCGCGGACCGCCGGGTGAACGCTCCGGCGCTCGGCGCGCTCTTCACCCGGGAACCGGTCGTCCAGGTGTGA
- a CDS encoding AAA domain-containing protein, which produces MTVTFDPGAAAAEATGAILHDTLHGTARGVVVDSPPGAGKSTLVVRAALELVEAGRPLMIVAQTNAQVDDLVQSLAAKSPELPVGRLHSSDADAYDKKLDELPQVRTSAKAGDLAGLPVVVSTAAKWGHVKTDEPWPHAIVDEAYQMRSDALLAVAGLFERALFVGDPGQLDPFSIVGSEQWAGLAYDPSASAVTTLLAHNPELPQHRLPVSWRLPASAAPLVSDAFYPYTPFRSGTGPGDRRLSFGVASDGSGPDRVIDEAAESGWGLLELPARHTPRTDPEAVRAVALVVRRLLDRGGAAVSERSPYPVPLTAARIAVGTAHRDQAAAVRAALTELGVTDVTVDTANRLQGREYDVTVVLHPLSGRPDATAFHLETGRLCVLTSRHRHACIVVCRAGVGELLDDYPSTEPVQLGTLVKFPDGWEANHAVLARLAEHRVPWQP; this is translated from the coding sequence GTGACCGTCACGTTCGACCCGGGTGCCGCGGCGGCCGAGGCCACCGGCGCGATCCTCCACGACACCCTGCACGGCACCGCGCGCGGTGTGGTGGTCGACTCCCCGCCCGGCGCCGGCAAGTCGACGCTCGTGGTGCGCGCCGCGCTGGAACTCGTCGAGGCGGGGCGGCCGTTGATGATCGTGGCGCAGACGAACGCGCAGGTGGACGACCTGGTGCAGTCGCTCGCCGCGAAGAGTCCCGAGCTGCCCGTGGGCCGTCTGCACAGCAGTGACGCCGACGCCTACGACAAGAAGCTGGACGAGCTGCCGCAGGTCCGCACCTCCGCGAAGGCGGGCGATCTGGCGGGGCTGCCGGTCGTCGTCTCCACGGCGGCCAAGTGGGGGCACGTGAAGACCGACGAGCCCTGGCCGCACGCGATCGTCGACGAGGCGTACCAGATGCGCTCGGACGCGCTGCTCGCCGTGGCCGGGCTGTTCGAGCGGGCGCTGTTCGTCGGCGACCCGGGGCAGCTGGACCCGTTCTCCATCGTGGGCAGCGAGCAGTGGGCGGGCCTGGCGTACGACCCGTCGGCGTCCGCCGTGACCACGCTGCTGGCCCACAACCCCGAGCTGCCCCAGCACCGGCTCCCGGTGTCATGGCGGCTTCCCGCGTCGGCGGCGCCCCTGGTGTCCGACGCGTTCTACCCGTACACGCCGTTCCGCAGCGGCACCGGTCCCGGCGACCGCCGGCTCTCCTTCGGCGTGGCGTCGGACGGCTCCGGCCCGGACCGGGTGATCGACGAGGCGGCCGAGTCGGGCTGGGGGCTGCTGGAGCTCCCCGCGCGGCACACCCCGCGCACGGACCCGGAGGCGGTGCGTGCGGTCGCGCTGGTGGTACGACGTCTGCTGGACCGGGGCGGCGCGGCCGTCTCGGAGCGCTCCCCCTACCCGGTGCCGCTGACGGCCGCCCGGATCGCGGTCGGCACCGCGCACCGGGACCAGGCGGCGGCGGTCCGCGCGGCCCTGACCGAGCTGGGGGTGACGGACGTCACGGTCGACACCGCGAACCGGCTCCAGGGCCGGGAGTACGACGTGACGGTGGTCCTGCACCCGCTGTCCGGCCGCCCCGACGCGACGGCGTTCCACCTGGAGACGGGCCGCCTGTGCGTCCTGACCTCCCGCCACCGGCACGCCTGCATCGTGGTGTGCCGGGCAGGCGTCGGAGAACTCCTGGACGACTACCCGTCCACGGAACCGGTCCAGCTCGGCACCCTGGTGAAGTTCCCGGACGGCTGGGAAGCCAACCACGCAGTCCTGGCCCGCCTGGCCGAACACCGCGTGCCCTGGCAGCCCTGA
- a CDS encoding bifunctional DNA primase/polymerase translates to MSSTRDVLIQDDRCDVTGVTRDGAAWLASAGTYPRSTLALWRERPEAPVVLPCGSVFDVVSAPAVFGRRMLDRLWDEGPGSGPVAAHRGRLLMFAAPGTAQRLPSLLRWEDFGRTEGIPPLLCHGAGDAVTVPAATDAQTAARTPRDSRWLVAPDTRNPWLPGPEVVLWAAVRAARAAVRISIFPHADQGAKVYDVSRRR, encoded by the coding sequence ATGAGCAGCACACGGGACGTACTCATCCAGGACGACCGCTGCGACGTCACCGGGGTCACCCGCGACGGCGCCGCCTGGCTCGCCTCCGCAGGAACGTATCCGCGCAGCACGCTCGCCCTGTGGCGGGAGCGCCCCGAGGCCCCCGTGGTCCTGCCCTGCGGCTCGGTCTTCGACGTCGTCAGCGCGCCCGCCGTCTTCGGGCGCCGGATGCTCGACCGGCTGTGGGACGAGGGCCCGGGCTCCGGCCCGGTCGCCGCCCACCGCGGCCGGCTGCTGATGTTCGCCGCGCCGGGCACCGCCCAGCGGTTGCCGTCCCTCCTGCGATGGGAGGATTTCGGCCGCACCGAAGGCATCCCGCCGCTGCTGTGCCACGGCGCCGGGGACGCCGTGACGGTCCCCGCCGCGACCGACGCGCAGACGGCCGCCCGCACCCCGCGCGACTCCCGCTGGCTGGTGGCGCCGGACACACGTAATCCCTGGTTACCGGGCCCGGAGGTGGTGCTGTGGGCGGCCGTCCGGGCGGCTCGGGCGGCCGTGCGGATATCGATTTTTCCCCACGCCGATCAGGGTGCTAAGGTCTACGACGTCAGCAGGCGCCGCTAG